From Argopecten irradians isolate NY chromosome 2, Ai_NY, whole genome shotgun sequence, the proteins below share one genomic window:
- the LOC138316111 gene encoding uncharacterized protein encodes MATIMVSSLAKTIGKFKGQVPFLLLQPNIHCRCQLFQLLSTRCPPAALKETTSSKVLATSVVQPRQIHTTKASQLNRPKYLKDHVSLFSVIVGIPSKHPEKGHLVLVDSDLVKRVALVEVASVTVTFLGTLVLSFILPNKTLPDEMKLPLLVSYIFALLALPLLKNMEYKRRISHMYHNAETNVFTVRTKPLFRKSKESSFTAEEVTLADPKVFNGLYVIYAGKRKFFFNPTPDVFRDQNAFTILTGET; translated from the coding sequence GTGCCATTTTTGCTTTTACAACCAAATATCCATTGTCGGtgtcaattatttcaattactGTCAACAAGGTGTCCTCCTGCAGCCTTAAAGGAAACCACATCTTCAAAGGTCTTGGCTACCTCGGTGGTGCAGCCCCGACAAATTCACACAACTAAAGCTAGTCAGCTTAACAGACCAAAGTATTTAAAAGACCATGTTAGTCTGTTTTCTGTTATTGTTGGAATACCCTCAAAGCACCCAGAAAAAGGACACTTAGTTCTTGTTGATTCTGACCTTGTCAAGCGAGTGGCCTTGGTGGAAGTAGCATCAGTTACTGTGACATTCTTAGGTACTTTagtattatcatttattttaccAAACAAAACTTTACCTGATGAAATGAAGCTTCCATTATTAGTGTCCTACATTTTTGCATTGCTTGCTTTACCATTATTGAAGAATATGGAATACAAGCGacgtatatcacacatgtatcATAATGCTGAAACAAACGTTTTTACTGTGAGGACAAAACCATTGTTTCGTAAAAGTAAAGAGTCATCGTTCACAGCAGAGGAAGTAACACTTGCTGATCCTAAAGTGTTTAATGGATTATATGTCATCTACGCTGGAAAAAGGAAGTTCTTCTTCAACCCTACCCCTGATGTATTCAGAGACCAAAATGCGTTTACAATATTGACTGGAGAAACATGA
- the LOC138316117 gene encoding transmembrane protein 70 homolog, mitochondrial-like: MATSRVFWGSCRPISCHFRQATCFRTMVNDQTCRLICTQTIKPISITHCSSVHKYSVPTQSRCLNTDNAPIPGQEPATPIPGLPLTDAVKGNLVYYGNITKSIKIVKIFSVSTSGVALCLLPFVMPNILELPPVLQFMLGSGVSFFMLGTPLMIHAMTKRYVTDLYYNKDSNTFTAATLSFFCRRKVRVFTTEDVTFPSMASVLCFMKVKGKPLFIDPSGFRSREAYIKLMGYDKPMDFSDIEGFIKKNEE; the protein is encoded by the exons ATGGCGACGTCGAGAGTGTTTTGGGGATCTTGTCGTCCTATTTCGTGTCATTTTAGACAG GCAACATGCTTCAGGACGATGGTGAATGATCAAACATGTCGCCTCATTTGTACTCAGACTATAAAACCTATCTCCATCACTCACTGTTCCTCAGTACATAAATACAGTGTTCCCACCCAGTCACGGTGTTTGAATACAGACAATGCTCCTATTCCTGGTCAAGAACCTGCCACTCCGATTCCTGGCTTACCGCTAACGGATGCAGTGAAAGGCAACTTAGTTTATTATGGTAACATTACCAAAAGTATAAAGATAGTGAAAATATTCTCAGTGTCAACAAGTGGAGTAGCATTGTGTCTATTGCcttttgtaatgccaaatatcCTGGAGCTACCACCAGTGCTACAGTTTATGTTAGGGAGCGGAGTGAGCTTCTTTATGTTGGGAACCCCACTGATGATCCATGCCATGACTAAACGTTATGTGACAGACTTGTACTATAACAAAGACTCAAACACATTTACAGCAGCAACACTTTCGTTCTTCTGTCGTCGTAAAGTCCGAGTATTCACTACTGAGGACGTCACCTTTCCTAGCATGGCATCAGTGTTATGTTTCATGAAAGTGAAGGGGAAGCCTTTGTTTATAGATCCGTCAGGCTTCAGGAGTAGAGAGGCCTATATCAAACTTATGGGCTATGATAAACCTATGGACTTTAGTGATATTGAAGGTTTTATTAAAAAGAATGAAGAATAA